In Lacrimispora indolis DSM 755, a genomic segment contains:
- a CDS encoding ABC transporter permease, which yields MDELFVKAYVDESEKEHIARPNLTALQDGWLRLKKNKAAVVCLFALIAIGLLAVLAPEFSGYSYKETNYDIIYQTPSMAHLFGTDQFGRDLWVRTWMGTRISLLIAFVAALLDLTVGVAYGAVSALTGGRVDAVMQRIIEVLVGIPHLIIVILLMMVMPAGIWTIVVALSITGWVNMARLVRGSILKLKNQEFVLAARVLGTSTSGIIWKHLIPNTVGVIVINAMFTIPSAIFTEAFLSFIGIGMQEPKASLGVLINNGYQVLRNFPHVLIFPAIVIVLIMVCFSILGDGLRDALDPRMRK from the coding sequence ATGGATGAATTATTTGTAAAGGCATATGTGGATGAATCGGAGAAAGAACATATTGCCCGCCCCAATTTAACAGCCCTCCAGGATGGCTGGCTTCGTTTGAAAAAGAATAAGGCGGCTGTCGTCTGTTTGTTTGCTTTGATCGCAATCGGGCTTCTGGCAGTGCTGGCACCGGAGTTTTCTGGATATTCCTATAAGGAAACCAATTATGATATCATTTACCAGACTCCTTCCATGGCGCATTTGTTTGGAACAGACCAGTTCGGACGTGACCTCTGGGTCAGAACGTGGATGGGAACACGTATATCCCTTCTCATTGCATTTGTGGCGGCTCTTCTGGATCTGACGGTGGGAGTGGCTTATGGAGCGGTTTCCGCTTTGACCGGCGGGAGGGTGGATGCTGTTATGCAGCGGATCATTGAAGTGCTGGTGGGCATTCCTCATCTGATCATCGTGATCCTTTTGATGATGGTCATGCCGGCCGGTATCTGGACGATTGTCGTGGCCCTTTCCATTACCGGCTGGGTGAATATGGCCCGCCTTGTCCGGGGATCCATTTTAAAGCTTAAAAACCAGGAATTTGTTCTGGCGGCCCGGGTGCTGGGGACCAGTACTTCCGGGATCATCTGGAAACATCTGATACCAAATACGGTTGGGGTCATTGTCATTAATGCCATGTTTACCATTCCCTCAGCCATATTTACGGAGGCATTTTTAAGCTTTATCGGAATTGGCATGCAGGAGCCGAAAGCATCTTTAGGTGTTTTGATCAACAACGGATACCAGGTGCTTCGTAATTTTCCTCATGTACTGATCTTCCCGGCCATTGTGATCGTCTTGATCATGGTGTGCTTCAGCATTCTTGGAGACGGCCTTCGGGATGCTCTTGATCCAAGAATGAGAAAGTAG
- a CDS encoding ABC transporter ATP-binding protein, with product MNRLLEVNQLQVHIKTQHGVVQAVRGISFYLDEQETLAIVGESGSGKSISVKSIMGLLPKNGKIVGGTILLEGKDLAKYSERQMQTVRGSDISMIFQDPMTSLNPTMTIGKQIVEILKEHRKDMTKAQMKERALELISLVGISNPEARFSQYPHQLSGGMRQRVVIAVALACDPKILIADEPTTALDVTIQAQILDLMKDLQKKIKTSIIIITHNLGVVANIADRVAVMYGGQLVENAGVRELFYQTSHPYTKGLLASIPKASHKGNELTAIPGTPPDLMDPPKGCPFAARCTKTMEVCRQYPPEDMACGEGHHARCWLLDERAKALRE from the coding sequence GTGAACAGATTATTAGAAGTCAATCAGTTACAGGTACATATAAAGACACAGCATGGCGTGGTCCAGGCGGTACGGGGGATAAGCTTTTATCTGGATGAGCAGGAAACTCTGGCAATCGTGGGAGAGTCCGGCTCCGGTAAATCCATTTCCGTAAAAAGCATTATGGGACTGCTTCCGAAGAATGGAAAAATCGTAGGCGGCACCATTTTATTGGAAGGCAAAGACCTTGCAAAATACAGTGAACGTCAGATGCAGACGGTGCGGGGATCAGATATTTCCATGATATTCCAGGATCCAATGACTTCTTTAAACCCAACAATGACCATTGGAAAGCAGATCGTGGAAATATTAAAAGAGCATCGGAAGGATATGACAAAAGCGCAGATGAAGGAGCGGGCTCTTGAGCTGATCTCTTTGGTTGGAATATCCAATCCGGAGGCCAGGTTCAGCCAGTATCCTCACCAGCTTTCCGGAGGCATGAGGCAGAGAGTCGTGATCGCAGTGGCTTTGGCCTGTGATCCCAAGATTTTAATTGCAGATGAGCCGACAACGGCCTTGGATGTGACCATACAGGCTCAGATCCTGGATCTGATGAAGGATCTGCAGAAGAAAATCAAGACCTCCATTATTATTATCACTCATAATCTGGGGGTTGTGGCCAATATTGCGGACCGGGTCGCAGTTATGTACGGAGGCCAGCTGGTGGAGAACGCCGGTGTGCGTGAGTTGTTTTACCAGACCAGCCATCCCTATACAAAAGGGCTTTTGGCTTCCATACCAAAGGCTTCCCATAAAGGAAATGAGCTGACGGCCATTCCGGGAACGCCGCCGGATCTGATGGATCCGCCCAAGGGCTGCCCCTTTGCAGCCAGATGCACAAAGACCATGGAGGTCTGCAGACAGTATCCGCCGGAGGATATGGCCTGCGGCGAGGGGCATCACGCCCGCTGCTGGCTTCTTGATGAGCGGGCAAAGGCTCTCAGGGAATAG
- a CDS encoding DeoR/GlpR family DNA-binding transcription regulator: MFTEERLDRILQILQDQGMVKVKDLSALFQVTEDCIRKDLKNLENAGKLKRTYGGALLSQDYPLKRDVIDRRDTNIEKKKLIAQKAFDLIGSNETIFLDISTTNIMVAELLAKSHKRLTVVTNMIDIMQTLAVNPNITAIGTGGIMYRTVNGFMGAAAIEIIKQYSFDRAFVGTCGLDLTDNSITTLGVEDGLTKRAAIASSRHKYLVMEKDKFYFNDSYKFAHFDDIDGIITDSMPDEATASKLYSAGVTIL; encoded by the coding sequence ATGTTTACGGAAGAACGTTTAGACAGGATTTTACAGATCCTACAGGATCAGGGTATGGTGAAGGTAAAGGATTTAAGTGCCCTTTTCCAGGTAACAGAGGACTGCATACGAAAGGATTTAAAAAATCTGGAAAATGCCGGAAAGCTGAAACGGACCTATGGCGGAGCCTTATTATCCCAGGATTATCCCTTGAAACGGGATGTAATTGACCGGAGGGATACGAATATTGAGAAAAAGAAATTGATTGCCCAGAAGGCGTTTGACCTTATTGGGAGCAATGAAACCATATTTCTGGATATTTCTACCACAAATATTATGGTGGCCGAACTGCTTGCCAAATCCCACAAGCGGCTGACCGTGGTGACCAATATGATCGACATTATGCAGACCCTGGCTGTAAATCCCAATATCACAGCCATAGGCACCGGAGGGATCATGTACCGCACGGTAAACGGCTTTATGGGGGCAGCTGCTATTGAGATCATCAAGCAGTACAGCTTTGACCGGGCCTTTGTCGGGACCTGCGGCCTGGATCTTACGGATAATTCCATCACCACCTTAGGTGTGGAGGATGGCTTGACAAAGAGAGCGGCCATTGCCAGCAGCAGGCATAAATATCTGGTAATGGAAAAGGATAAATTCTATTTTAATGATTCCTATAAATTTGCTCATTTTGATGATATTGACGGGATCATCACGGATTCCATGCCTGATGAGGCTACGGCCAGTAAGCTTTACTCTGCGGGAGTTACTATTCTGTAG
- a CDS encoding SEC-C metal-binding domain-containing protein encodes MAILENWRNLAYGDGLDDKGKEELWTEYFKVEKGIYEHILSKPEEAVEGTVEELAKRYGTDVQTMTGFLDGINESLKGYENPIETMDEQTVVKIEIDPEKLYYNMVEAKAEWLYSLPQWDEILTEEKKKELYKKQKASGTIVKGAKVGRNDPCPCGSGKKYKKCCGSNL; translated from the coding sequence ATGGCTATTTTAGAAAATTGGAGAAATCTGGCATACGGCGATGGGCTGGATGATAAAGGAAAAGAAGAATTATGGACCGAGTATTTCAAAGTAGAAAAAGGAATCTATGAGCATATTCTTTCCAAACCAGAAGAAGCAGTTGAGGGAACGGTCGAAGAACTGGCAAAGAGATATGGAACCGATGTCCAGACGATGACCGGATTTTTAGATGGAATCAATGAAAGCTTAAAGGGATATGAAAATCCTATTGAAACCATGGATGAACAGACTGTGGTAAAAATAGAGATCGACCCGGAAAAGCTGTATTATAATATGGTAGAAGCTAAGGCAGAGTGGCTGTACAGCCTTCCTCAGTGGGATGAAATACTGACGGAAGAGAAGAAAAAAGAACTCTACAAAAAGCAGAAAGCTTCCGGAACCATTGTGAAAGGTGCAAAGGTCGGAAGAAACGATCCATGTCCATGTGGCAGCGGCAAGAAGTATAAAAAGTGCTGCGGATCCAACCTGTAA
- a CDS encoding copper homeostasis protein CutC: MKDYILEVCVDSVESAKAAVRGGADRLELCTNLVIGGTTPGVSQFKQIRKACDIPINVLIRPRYGDFLYTDHEFQMISEDAQMFRDLGADGIVVGFLKPDGDLDMERLKVLKEKTGAGSMTLHRAFDVCRDPYRSLREAMEAGVDTILTSGQQNTCMEGKELLGALIGQADGRIDIMAGSGVNVEAIASLMDEIGARCFHMSGKTIVDSGMTYRKEHVNMGIPGIGEYDIFRTEEEQIRRAKKLMEEKACLRKNV, from the coding sequence ATGAAGGACTATATCTTGGAGGTCTGTGTGGATTCTGTAGAATCTGCCAAGGCGGCGGTACGGGGAGGAGCAGACAGGCTGGAGCTGTGCACAAATCTGGTGATCGGGGGGACGACTCCCGGTGTAAGCCAGTTTAAGCAGATTCGCAAAGCCTGTGATATTCCCATCAATGTGCTGATTCGGCCCCGTTATGGAGATTTTTTATATACGGATCATGAATTTCAGATGATCTCAGAGGATGCGCAGATGTTTCGGGACCTTGGTGCAGATGGAATTGTTGTGGGTTTTTTAAAGCCGGATGGGGATCTTGACATGGAACGGCTGAAGGTTTTAAAAGAAAAGACAGGTGCGGGAAGCATGACCCTGCACAGGGCCTTTGATGTATGCAGGGATCCTTACAGAAGCTTAAGAGAGGCTATGGAAGCGGGTGTGGATACGATCCTGACCTCCGGGCAGCAGAATACCTGTATGGAAGGAAAAGAGCTTTTAGGGGCGCTGATCGGGCAGGCAGACGGCAGGATCGACATCATGGCTGGAAGCGGGGTCAATGTGGAGGCCATTGCCAGCCTGATGGATGAGATAGGCGCCCGGTGCTTTCACATGTCAGGCAAAACGATTGTGGACAGCGGCATGACCTACCGGAAAGAACATGTAAATATGGGCATACCGGGGATTGGGGAGTATGATATTTTTCGTACCGAGGAGGAACAGATACGCCGGGCAAAGAAGCTGATGGAGGAAAAGGCATGTTTACGGAAGAACGTTTAG
- a CDS encoding transglutaminase-like domain-containing protein encodes MFSEHLQRYAQEKYDLRLPFLAGLREEVEKAMECCTPREQVLMKFLYGTMPVRDAGEYDFDLFLGFVRHSIMVYEQMEWCQEIPEDIFLHHILYYRINTENIEDCRRFFYDRLIDRIRGLSVREAVLEINYWCAENGTYEASDNRTISPITVYKSGKGRCGEESTFAVTAFRSVGIPARQVYTPRWAHCDDNHAWVEVFVEGKWHFLGACEPEEVLDKGWFTNASSRALLVHTRTFSDYSGDSETECLGQDDLLVYYNGTPTYALTRSYEIQVLDEDRKPIENVHVSFEILNMAEYCSVVNLYTGRNGKVSITMGLGDVHVRAMKDGLFCEAWISPEDRNGSVLVLQKERGRSGTDVWTDADVKAPKDYPMNPVTLTREQKERNRKRIQEANQMRESRIAGYFKEEEASEYPEETEILRLSAGNFDEIYKFLSKDRNPDRKAMLHSLTAKDYKDVRADILENHLAWAAPYRKKWEENGNPDIYVKYILCPRILLEEMTDYRGFIDGSFNEKEKDGFRKNPGTIWEYVKQHIGFEQKLDYKTICSTPVGSLRLLQSNPLSKKILFVAICRTLGIPSRMNPVNLEAEVYEAGKFVSISGAEEIIENRTEESGKLVLYGESDSLWTYYQTWTIGRLKEGQFITLDYTGVKFSDGVLKLELEPGIYRLITSVRLPNGNQNASEYVFELSKDEEKTVNMRLRAGSLDDMLVDNMLDDFDVTMTDESGIEETVPASVLMEGRANILAILSEGQEPTEHVLNEMLEQKDALNSLDARIIFLLQGETALKNRTVNRVLEAIPGIKAGYISFDDTVEPLARKMYVDPEKLPLLIVTDPGLRAIYGCSGYNVGSVDLMIKLLGISRNRL; translated from the coding sequence ATGTTTTCAGAACATTTGCAAAGATATGCCCAGGAAAAGTATGACCTAAGACTTCCCTTTCTGGCAGGTCTTAGGGAAGAAGTCGAGAAAGCTATGGAATGCTGTACTCCAAGGGAACAGGTGCTCATGAAGTTTTTATATGGAACCATGCCGGTACGGGATGCCGGAGAGTACGATTTTGACCTGTTTCTTGGATTTGTAAGGCATTCCATCATGGTTTATGAACAAATGGAATGGTGTCAGGAGATTCCGGAAGATATTTTCCTCCATCATATTTTATATTACAGGATCAATACGGAAAACATTGAAGACTGCCGCAGGTTTTTCTATGACAGGCTGATTGACCGGATCAGAGGGCTTTCCGTCAGGGAAGCAGTTCTGGAAATCAATTACTGGTGTGCAGAAAACGGAACCTATGAGGCTTCCGACAACAGGACCATATCTCCTATAACTGTTTATAAATCCGGAAAGGGCAGATGCGGAGAGGAATCCACTTTTGCTGTAACGGCTTTCCGGAGCGTGGGGATCCCTGCCAGACAGGTGTATACGCCCAGATGGGCCCATTGTGATGATAATCATGCATGGGTCGAAGTTTTTGTAGAAGGAAAGTGGCACTTTCTTGGAGCCTGCGAGCCGGAAGAAGTGCTGGATAAGGGGTGGTTTACCAATGCTTCCTCCAGAGCACTTCTGGTGCACACCAGAACCTTTTCCGATTATTCCGGCGATTCAGAAACAGAATGTCTGGGGCAGGATGATTTATTGGTTTATTATAACGGAACTCCAACCTACGCCCTGACCAGGTCTTATGAAATCCAGGTGCTTGATGAGGATAGGAAACCAATAGAAAATGTTCATGTCTCTTTTGAAATTCTCAACATGGCGGAATACTGCAGTGTGGTAAACTTATATACAGGCAGAAATGGAAAAGTTTCCATTACCATGGGACTTGGAGATGTTCATGTCCGTGCAATGAAGGATGGATTGTTTTGTGAAGCGTGGATTTCCCCGGAAGACCGGAATGGAAGTGTGCTGGTGTTACAGAAAGAAAGGGGGAGATCCGGAACGGATGTCTGGACAGATGCAGACGTCAAAGCTCCAAAGGATTACCCCATGAATCCGGTGACGCTTACCAGGGAACAAAAGGAGAGAAACAGAAAGCGGATTCAAGAGGCAAACCAGATGCGGGAAAGCAGGATTGCAGGATACTTTAAAGAGGAAGAAGCTTCCGAATATCCGGAGGAAACAGAGATCCTGCGGTTATCTGCCGGTAACTTTGACGAGATTTATAAATTTCTTTCCAAGGACCGGAATCCGGACCGTAAGGCAATGCTTCACAGCCTGACGGCAAAGGATTATAAGGATGTAAGGGCGGATATCCTGGAAAACCATCTGGCATGGGCAGCTCCTTACCGTAAGAAGTGGGAGGAGAATGGAAATCCGGATATTTATGTAAAATATATTCTCTGTCCAAGGATTCTGCTGGAAGAAATGACGGATTACCGGGGCTTTATTGATGGCTCCTTTAATGAGAAAGAAAAGGACGGGTTCAGGAAAAACCCTGGAACTATTTGGGAATACGTGAAACAGCATATTGGTTTTGAACAAAAACTGGATTACAAGACGATTTGTTCCACACCTGTAGGAAGTCTTAGGCTTTTACAGAGCAATCCCCTTAGCAAGAAGATACTGTTTGTTGCCATCTGCCGGACTTTGGGTATTCCATCCCGTATGAATCCGGTGAATTTAGAGGCGGAAGTTTATGAGGCTGGAAAATTTGTATCAATATCAGGAGCTGAGGAGATAATAGAAAACAGGACTGAAGAGTCAGGAAAGCTGGTACTTTACGGGGAAAGTGACAGCCTGTGGACCTATTACCAGACATGGACCATCGGAAGGCTGAAAGAGGGACAGTTTATAACCCTGGATTACACTGGCGTGAAGTTTTCCGACGGCGTTTTAAAACTGGAATTAGAGCCTGGAATTTACCGTTTGATCACCTCTGTCCGCCTTCCAAACGGAAACCAGAACGCCAGCGAGTATGTCTTTGAGCTGTCAAAGGATGAAGAAAAGACTGTGAATATGCGCTTAAGGGCCGGAAGCCTTGATGATATGCTGGTCGACAACATGTTGGATGATTTTGACGTGACTATGACAGATGAAAGCGGAATAGAGGAGACAGTTCCGGCATCGGTACTCATGGAGGGAAGAGCCAATATTCTGGCCATTCTGTCAGAGGGACAGGAGCCTACAGAGCACGTTCTTAACGAAATGCTGGAGCAAAAAGACGCTTTAAATTCTCTGGATGCCAGGATCATTTTCCTGCTGCAAGGAGAAACGGCATTAAAGAACCGCACCGTAAATAGGGTTTTGGAAGCAATACCAGGAATCAAGGCAGGGTACATAAGCTTTGATGATACGGTGGAGCCCCTGGCCCGGAAAATGTATGTGGATCCGGAAAAACTGCCGCTTTTGATCGTTACGGACCCTGGTTTAAGGGCAATTTACGGCTGCAGCGGCTACAATGTGGGAAGCGTGGATCTGATGATAAAACTTCTGGGCATAAGCAGGAACCGGCTGTAA
- a CDS encoding ABC transporter ATP-binding protein, with product MSAEKRPLLEVKHLKKYFHVGKNQILKAVDDVSLEIYKGETLGLVGESGCGKSTFGRTVIQLYEPTEGSVLYDGRKIDSSLPAADRHGFTRKVQMIFQDPYASLNPRMKVIDIVGEGIDAHGILSGQERRKKVMELLETVGLSEEHANRFPHEFSGGQRQRVGIARALAVDPEFVICDEPISALDVSIQAQVINLLKELQEKRGLTYLFIAHDLSMVKHISDRIGVMYLGAMVELTDSETLFEDPVHPYTQALLSAIPIPDPDVEKSRSRIMLEGSLPNPVNLKDGCRFASRCPYAEELCREKTPDMKEVRPGHFAACHKATQYAGNKK from the coding sequence ATGTCGGCAGAAAAGAGACCATTATTAGAAGTAAAGCACTTGAAGAAATATTTCCATGTGGGAAAAAATCAGATTCTAAAAGCGGTGGATGATGTCAGCCTGGAGATTTATAAAGGAGAGACCCTTGGCCTGGTAGGAGAGAGCGGCTGCGGAAAGTCAACCTTCGGCAGGACTGTGATCCAGCTGTATGAGCCAACGGAAGGCAGCGTCCTGTATGATGGAAGGAAAATTGACAGCAGTTTACCGGCGGCAGACCGTCATGGATTTACCAGAAAAGTGCAGATGATTTTTCAGGATCCCTATGCATCCTTAAATCCCAGGATGAAGGTCATAGATATTGTTGGGGAAGGAATTGATGCTCATGGAATCTTAAGCGGGCAGGAGCGGAGAAAGAAAGTGATGGAGCTTCTGGAAACAGTAGGGCTTTCTGAAGAGCATGCAAACCGGTTCCCTCACGAATTTTCCGGAGGACAGCGTCAGCGCGTGGGCATTGCCAGGGCATTGGCTGTTGATCCGGAGTTTGTGATCTGTGATGAACCCATTTCTGCCCTGGATGTTTCCATTCAGGCGCAGGTGATTAACTTGCTGAAAGAGCTGCAGGAAAAGAGAGGACTTACTTATCTGTTTATCGCCCATGACCTTTCCATGGTTAAGCACATCAGTGACCGGATTGGAGTCATGTATCTGGGGGCAATGGTGGAGCTGACGGACAGTGAAACCCTCTTTGAAGATCCGGTCCATCCCTATACCCAGGCATTGCTTTCCGCAATTCCCATCCCTGATCCTGATGTGGAAAAGAGCCGCAGCCGGATCATGCTGGAAGGGAGTCTGCCAAATCCTGTTAATTTGAAGGACGGCTGCCGTTTTGCTTCCCGCTGTCCTTATGCAGAAGAGCTGTGCCGGGAAAAAACACCGGATATGAAAGAAGTAAGGCCAGGACATTTTGCTGCTTGCCATAAAGCAACGCAGTATGCAGGCAATAAAAAATAG
- a CDS encoding ABC transporter permease → MIKYICKRLVYLALTLWVIVTATFFLMKKLPGSPFDAERFNLMSVQQQQTILKQYGLNESLPRQYVKYMGNILHGDFGTSFTYTGQKVSTVIGGRIGPSALIGLQAVLIGLAVGLTLGIIAAWRHNSGIDYFTMIVAVLGVSVPNFVAAALLQYYVALKWGILPVGFWTDWKCSVLPSIALSFSATAMVARFIRTEMLEVLEQDYIVTAKAKGLSPMKVLMRHAVRNSIIPVVTILGPIVVNLLTGSLAVENIYTIPGIGSLFVDSIKANDYSTIMGITIFYSAFYIFVVLIVDIAYSFIDPRIRLAAGKEG, encoded by the coding sequence ATGATAAAATATATCTGCAAGCGACTGGTTTATCTGGCGCTGACATTATGGGTCATTGTGACAGCGACTTTTTTTCTGATGAAGAAGCTGCCTGGCTCTCCTTTTGATGCGGAACGCTTTAATCTGATGTCCGTTCAGCAGCAGCAGACCATTTTAAAGCAGTATGGACTGAATGAGTCCCTCCCCCGGCAGTATGTAAAGTATATGGGAAATATTCTGCACGGGGATTTCGGAACATCTTTTACCTATACCGGACAAAAGGTTTCTACCGTAATCGGGGGAAGGATCGGTCCCTCTGCTCTTATCGGCCTCCAGGCAGTGTTAATCGGACTGGCTGTGGGCCTTACATTGGGAATTATTGCGGCGTGGAGGCATAACAGCGGAATCGATTATTTTACCATGATCGTGGCCGTGCTGGGAGTCTCTGTGCCTAATTTTGTGGCTGCGGCTCTTTTGCAGTACTATGTGGCCTTAAAGTGGGGAATTTTGCCCGTTGGTTTCTGGACCGACTGGAAATGTTCGGTTCTGCCGTCCATTGCCCTGTCCTTTTCCGCCACGGCCATGGTGGCCCGGTTTATCAGGACAGAGATGCTGGAAGTGCTGGAGCAGGATTATATCGTCACCGCCAAAGCAAAAGGGCTTAGTCCGATGAAGGTGCTCATGCGCCATGCGGTAAGAAACTCCATCATCCCGGTGGTTACCATTCTGGGTCCCATTGTGGTAAATCTGCTGACAGGATCTCTGGCAGTTGAAAATATTTATACCATTCCGGGAATCGGCAGTTTATTTGTAGACAGTATTAAGGCTAATGACTATTCCACGATCATGGGAATCACGATTTTTTACAGCGCCTTCTATATTTTTGTGGTGCTGATCGTTGATATCGCTTATTCCTTCATTGATCCCAGGATCCGTCTGGCAGCCGGTAAGGAGGGTTAA